The genomic interval TTGTGGCCGATCTCGTGGCTCGCCGAATCCAGGCGGATGCCGTCGACCTCGACGACCGCGTAGGCGTACTCGTCCGTGGAGCCGTCGAGTACGGGCGTGTAGTCCGCGGTGCCGCCTCCCCGCTCCTCCCGGTCCACGACGAGCGTGACCAGATCGGCGCCGTACCGCGCCCGCTGCTCGTGCACCTGGCGTCCGAGCCCCGCCGAGTGGTCCTTGAGGGTGGAGTGCGCGGCGTGGAATTCCTCCGAGCCCTCGTAGCCGGACGCCGTGTACGGGTGGATGACGCGAACGGCACCGCAGAGCCCGCCCGCCGCCAGGGACCGGTTCATCCGCGTCGCGATCTCCTGGGCCGATGAGGAAACCCGATGCTCGCCGCCGGCCCGTTTCGCCGCCTTGGGTGTGAAGACGGCCAGCACGTCGACCACGGGACACACCGCCGCCCTCGCCGCTCCCGCCGCCGGACGTGTCGCGGCCCCTGCCGTGGCCGGGGCGTCCGCCGAGGCCGCACTGAGCGATGCGCCGACGCCGAGGGCCAGGGCTGCCTTCAAAAGGGTCGCGCGCATGGGGAGGTGACTCCGTCCGGAAGGGGGCCGGCCGGGAGAGCCGCCCGATGACTGAGGGTCTCTCATTTCTAACACTCCGTGACGAGGGTTGCCCGCCGTGCCCGAAACCGGTTGACGGCCGTTTGTTCCCTGGCCGGAGGGGTGTGGCAGCGGGGAGGTGGGCAGGTACACGTGTACGAACTCGCACGAATGGAACGGCAGTCGGCGGCAGAGGGGCGTGTGTGACGTGACGGAGCAGAGCGAATGGCGGTTCTCCGACGACCGG from Streptomyces sp. CA-278952 carries:
- a CDS encoding M12 family metallo-peptidase, which encodes MRATLLKAALALGVGASLSAASADAPATAGAATRPAAGAARAAVCPVVDVLAVFTPKAAKRAGGEHRVSSSAQEIATRMNRSLAAGGLCGAVRVIHPYTASGYEGSEEFHAAHSTLKDHSAGLGRQVHEQRARYGADLVTLVVDREERGGGTADYTPVLDGSTDEYAYAVVEVDGIRLDSASHEIGHNLGLAHDRTTLAGNTDGSMSVSRNRPYNTGWITEDGNHYTIMAYRSACGDHCRRISRFSSATETWKGHRLGDADNDGVRVLRETMPIVAGYRDKR